One window of Dyadobacter sandarakinus genomic DNA carries:
- a CDS encoding glycosyltransferase family 4 protein, which yields MEKIRVAFFADILIEEFDGASRTMFQLIRRIDPRRFEFLFICGTGPDTLAACECIRIPSLTLPFNNTYSVALPQLAGKALEDKLQAFAPDVVHIATPSLLGNYALRFAHHRGIPVLTIYHTHFISYLDYYLSKAPFLIRYARESMAAVHTRFYNQCDRIYVPSESIAREKVAMGVSPGRIMIWKRGIDTVLFNPGKRNPALMKRLVGNTRPVILFASRLVWEKNLETLIRIYNLCRQAELPYNFVIAGDGVARKACEQQMPGAVFLGKVDHQTLSGLYASADIFLFTSISETYGNVVAEAMASGLPCVIADGGGSADFVAQGENGFKCDPGDAADYVGKLRLVLENRAVWERFAAAGRALSLTLDWEQLAGQYFHEIGKMAGQLAAGELA from the coding sequence GATTGATCCCCGCCGGTTTGAGTTTCTTTTTATATGCGGTACCGGGCCTGATACCCTGGCCGCTTGTGAATGCATCCGCATTCCCAGCCTCACACTGCCTTTTAACAACACGTACTCGGTGGCTTTGCCGCAGCTGGCAGGTAAAGCGCTGGAAGATAAGCTGCAAGCATTTGCCCCCGACGTCGTGCATATTGCAACGCCTTCTTTGCTCGGGAATTATGCCCTCCGCTTTGCCCATCACCGGGGTATTCCGGTACTGACGATCTACCATACCCATTTTATTTCCTACCTGGATTACTACCTCAGCAAAGCACCTTTTCTGATCCGGTACGCACGGGAAAGCATGGCAGCCGTGCATACGCGCTTTTACAATCAGTGCGACCGCATTTATGTCCCTTCCGAAAGCATTGCCAGGGAAAAGGTTGCTATGGGTGTTTCGCCGGGCAGGATCATGATCTGGAAGCGCGGGATCGATACCGTTCTTTTTAATCCCGGTAAAAGGAACCCTGCATTGATGAAGCGTCTGGTGGGCAATACCAGGCCCGTCATCTTGTTTGCCAGCAGGCTGGTTTGGGAGAAAAACCTGGAAACGCTGATCCGCATCTACAACCTTTGCCGCCAGGCGGAACTGCCTTATAACTTTGTGATTGCGGGCGACGGCGTGGCGCGCAAGGCTTGCGAACAGCAGATGCCGGGAGCTGTTTTTCTGGGTAAAGTGGATCACCAGACCCTGTCGGGCCTGTATGCCTCCGCGGATATTTTCCTTTTTACCTCCATATCTGAAACCTATGGCAACGTGGTCGCCGAAGCCATGGCATCGGGACTTCCGTGCGTCATTGCCGATGGCGGCGGCTCTGCCGATTTTGTGGCCCAGGGCGAAAACGGGTTCAAGTGTGATCCCGGAGATGCAGCGGACTATGTGGGCAAGCTCCGGCTGGTGCTGGAAAACCGTGCGGTCTGGGAGCGCTTTGCCGCTGCGGGGAGGGCACTCAGCCTAACACTCGACTGGGAGCAGCTTGCAGGACAGTATTTTCATGAAATAGGAAAAATGGCCGGACAACTTGCGGCCGGTGAACTGGCATGA
- a CDS encoding lysylphosphatidylglycerol synthase transmembrane domain-containing protein, with translation MKTWKVLLAGMVCFFFYVFVKTTDLRLVCASLRQVDFRFFYLLLTTFVANWCGAVGWKYCMGRQAKGISVSYLFLIRQIGETVGLVNPAGIVGGEACKVYLLAGRLPQATAITASLLISRVIMAATQLILFMVVAVLISMQGSFRLPNLPAVPAKSMVYIAACILFLIVAGRLLVTKWKPLQTSRRAASMRLKFSQSIGEVRQAFFLFFTNDKKGLVLAAIFFSMHWVLGAVEIYLILLFLHVPATMLQAMFVDLGVTFFKTAGGFIPGQLGAEELGNRVMLGVLGPAAASAWLTLSVLRRARQLFWILFGLAAYLIRLRSGRLSSAVHGNIVRKP, from the coding sequence ATGAAAACCTGGAAAGTGCTGCTGGCCGGGATGGTCTGCTTTTTCTTTTATGTTTTTGTAAAAACCACAGACCTGCGCCTGGTATGCGCCTCGCTCCGTCAGGTTGATTTTCGCTTCTTTTATCTGCTTCTCACCACATTTGTGGCCAACTGGTGCGGGGCAGTCGGCTGGAAGTACTGCATGGGCAGACAGGCAAAAGGCATTTCGGTTTCATACCTGTTTCTGATCCGGCAGATTGGGGAAACGGTGGGGCTGGTCAATCCCGCGGGGATTGTGGGCGGAGAGGCCTGCAAAGTATACCTGCTCGCCGGCCGGCTCCCGCAAGCCACGGCAATTACCGCATCCCTGCTGATTTCGCGGGTGATCATGGCAGCGACCCAGCTGATCCTCTTTATGGTAGTTGCTGTACTCATCTCCATGCAGGGTTCATTCAGGCTCCCGAATCTGCCAGCCGTACCTGCGAAGAGCATGGTTTACATTGCTGCCTGTATCCTCTTCCTGATCGTGGCCGGCAGATTACTCGTCACCAAGTGGAAGCCGCTTCAAACAAGCCGGCGTGCTGCCAGCATGCGGTTAAAGTTCAGCCAGAGCATAGGGGAAGTAAGGCAGGCGTTTTTTCTTTTTTTTACAAATGACAAAAAAGGCCTGGTGCTTGCCGCTATCTTTTTTTCAATGCATTGGGTGCTGGGTGCAGTGGAAATTTACCTGATCCTGCTGTTTCTGCATGTGCCGGCTACGATGCTGCAGGCCATGTTTGTAGATCTGGGTGTTACCTTTTTTAAGACGGCGGGCGGGTTTATACCCGGTCAGCTGGGGGCTGAGGAGCTCGGCAACCGCGTGATGCTGGGCGTACTAGGCCCAGCGGCAGCGAGCGCATGGCTTACGTTATCCGTGCTAAGACGTGCTCGCCAGCTTTTCTGGATACTATTTGGTTTGGCGGCTTACCTCATTCGGTTGCGGTCGGGCCGTCTTTCTTCCGCAGTACATGGAAATATTGTTCGTAAGCCATAA
- a CDS encoding glycosyltransferase family 4 protein translates to MEILFVSHKYPPAIGGMEKQSYELITGMQRHARVHTIVYDGSGSRLLFFLSLQKRILCMCRQHPGISVIHFNDALIAAMCLWHKGYGHLARTVTLHGLDVVFPLGLYQQYILPRFNRFDLLIAVSRATATTCAERGLMPGKLMVIHNGVDQQQQAQVTRREAARYIEAKYGLDLAGRQVLLSVGRPVRRKGFSWFIREVLPMLGDNALYLMAGPYRSKRTWGNRLFSLLPAGFRQLTELFFGLPSDENKIRELAKRTENKNRYQHLGKVPAEDLSMLLSAADAFVMPNIAVKGDMEGFGLVCLEASLHGTPVLAAELDGITDAVHHGRNGFLLPAGDAGAWVLALSELNLNQSADPISSDMAQHYTRTHFSWKRMVGGYYKAFQEVIIKKN, encoded by the coding sequence ATGGAAATATTGTTCGTAAGCCATAAATACCCGCCGGCAATCGGGGGAATGGAAAAGCAGAGCTATGAGCTGATCACCGGCATGCAGCGGCACGCACGGGTACATACCATTGTATACGATGGCAGCGGCAGCAGGCTGCTGTTTTTCCTGTCGTTGCAAAAAAGGATACTCTGTATGTGCCGGCAGCATCCGGGGATTTCCGTGATCCACTTCAACGATGCGCTCATCGCAGCCATGTGTCTCTGGCACAAAGGCTATGGTCACCTGGCGCGCACTGTAACCCTGCACGGCCTGGATGTGGTGTTTCCGCTGGGTTTGTACCAGCAATACATTCTCCCCCGTTTCAACCGTTTTGACCTGCTGATTGCGGTAAGCAGGGCCACTGCCACGACCTGTGCAGAGCGGGGTCTGATGCCCGGAAAGCTGATGGTGATCCACAATGGGGTTGATCAGCAGCAGCAGGCTCAGGTAACCAGGAGGGAGGCCGCCCGATATATCGAGGCGAAGTACGGGCTCGATCTGGCAGGCAGGCAGGTATTGCTTTCCGTGGGCAGGCCAGTCAGGCGCAAGGGTTTTTCATGGTTTATCCGCGAGGTACTGCCCATGCTCGGAGACAATGCGCTATACCTGATGGCAGGTCCGTACCGCTCTAAAAGAACATGGGGCAACCGGCTTTTTTCCTTACTTCCAGCGGGTTTCCGCCAGCTTACTGAACTCTTTTTCGGCCTGCCTTCCGATGAAAACAAAATCCGGGAGCTTGCAAAAAGAACCGAAAACAAGAACCGCTATCAACATTTGGGTAAAGTACCGGCGGAGGATCTGAGTATGCTCCTGAGCGCGGCAGATGCATTCGTCATGCCCAATATTGCCGTAAAAGGGGACATGGAAGGTTTCGGGCTGGTATGCCTGGAAGCCAGTCTGCATGGCACGCCGGTGCTTGCTGCTGAGCTCGACGGGATAACAGATGCGGTACATCATGGTAGAAATGGTTTTTTGCTGCCTGCCGGGGATGCCGGTGCATGGGTACTGGCACTGAGCGAATTAAACTTGAATCAATCCGCTGATCCAATTTCAAGTGATATGGCTCAGCATTATACAAGAACGCATTTCAGCTGGAAAAGGATGGTGGGCGGCTACTACAAAGCCTTTCAGGAAGTAATTATTAAAAAAAATTAA
- a CDS encoding response regulator, with protein MSGIHGALGAPGPISCLVIDDDTEDQEIFLLALQQSHPTVSCSFSCDGNEAVKLLESNNLPIPDYIFLDWNMVLSDPIDCIRQLRALQGTAHININILSGEIPMITDHDMQELGISKVIRKQGTIPDLSNELRKVVVTG; from the coding sequence ATGAGTGGTATTCATGGTGCATTGGGAGCACCCGGTCCGATTTCCTGCCTTGTCATAGACGATGATACAGAAGATCAGGAGATTTTTCTTTTAGCCTTACAGCAGTCGCATCCAACGGTTTCTTGCAGCTTTTCCTGTGACGGAAATGAAGCGGTAAAATTGCTTGAAAGTAATAATCTGCCCATTCCTGACTATATTTTTCTGGATTGGAATATGGTATTGTCTGATCCCATCGACTGTATACGTCAGTTGCGCGCTTTGCAGGGCACAGCCCATATCAACATCAATATCCTGAGTGGTGAAATACCGATGATCACAGATCATGATATGCAGGAATTAGGGATTTCAAAAGTAATCCGCAAACAGGGGACTATTCCTGACTTGTCCAACGAGTTGAGGAAGGTTGTCGTCACTGGGTAA
- a CDS encoding Ig-like domain-containing protein — protein MDTLSDRTRIGQSDYGQTAASAKLLQAKARDIDTGIKLPESEKIRTAAPKRPVKINFSVQRISFTVLKGQLIQPRVVKILSELTGPVFRLVKTEAKWLHLPDTTDGLLTFGPRSINSNIKPGQYHAMVTCTADGHIPASLLIDLQVIDAMHPQTLNIDFQDPKSEPPLGYLKDYGQPFGWRSGKDQGTGLVYGWKDRATGKALNLTPNGRNRNTPDDVLLATLVHMQANHIANPRWKGVKREGYWEIKVPNGTYDVTVAVGDGRVTSKIEKHSIFVEGKLAINKFVPNGKKGTISRFKSATVRVDVKDELLTLSADGGTSTKINSVSIKPVTVSPYVFTSTKNVNLTLVKGSKGEKAFSMVMGNSNNASGRYELGISYGRGAKNWLHFDKHIAGRQPAGRFDYAAAEHLPVGIYHATLRVSSGELTSALFSVQINVVDGNRPYVVSSTPLNGTARISLKSASIAANNLHIPAKKGIKGGVNNTTITNRTVMLLKLVDSKFYPIRGTVQGTGGGDVISFTPTRELEPNTIYKFVITRGVKSYAGAPFAPYEATFTTDEAIIDSSSMLRAEFTRVPIPGTRNKKYTSLTIGPDGKFYALRLDGLIDQFTFDHKTGLLTGLRVIKTLVSRYGLRSAIGMAFDPESTPENLILWVSHSSAGMSMAPAFDGNISRLEGSSLQREQLMITNLPRSKRDHMINGLAFGPDGALYMSQGSNSSAGLYDADWQRHESLLAGTVLRLDKAKLRSFNLPLDVKTTSNQRAVNQAPKVAPTMSDGTYNPYGSKAPVTIFASGVRNAYDLLWHSNGQLYLPTNGSGGGGNSPASVAGTRRPDGTFYTGPRIPVTTNIQVQHDWLFRINPNLPVGYFGHPNPMRGEYVLNRGPEDNSLYLPSVKADKNYRTGYDLGLNKSPNGVIEYKSNAFRGALQGKILVCRFSGGGDIIVLEPGSIKNTHQKGDDGIYDIIKVHSGSGNNGLVGMSGFGNPLDIVEDTLNGNLYVIEHNWNDSPNLSAQITLLRVKEGPEPAPLAKEAAGKNKKK, from the coding sequence ATGGATACCTTGTCCGACCGTACGCGCATCGGACAAAGTGACTATGGACAAACCGCTGCCAGTGCCAAATTACTTCAGGCCAAAGCACGGGACATCGATACCGGCATCAAACTGCCCGAATCTGAAAAGATACGTACTGCCGCTCCCAAGCGTCCGGTTAAAATCAATTTTTCCGTTCAGCGTATCAGCTTTACCGTTTTAAAAGGTCAGCTCATTCAACCCCGGGTGGTCAAGATTCTGTCGGAACTCACTGGGCCCGTTTTCAGGCTCGTCAAGACAGAGGCCAAATGGCTGCACCTGCCGGACACGACCGACGGGCTGCTTACATTCGGTCCGCGCTCCATCAATTCGAACATCAAGCCGGGGCAGTACCATGCGATGGTAACCTGCACCGCTGACGGGCATATTCCCGCTTCACTGCTGATCGACCTGCAGGTGATCGATGCCATGCATCCGCAAACCCTGAACATCGACTTCCAGGATCCGAAAAGTGAGCCGCCGCTGGGGTACCTGAAAGATTACGGGCAGCCTTTTGGCTGGCGTTCCGGTAAAGATCAGGGCACAGGGCTGGTCTACGGCTGGAAGGATCGTGCTACCGGCAAGGCGCTCAATCTTACCCCCAATGGTCGGAATCGCAATACACCCGACGACGTGTTGCTTGCGACACTCGTGCACATGCAGGCCAACCATATTGCCAATCCCAGGTGGAAGGGTGTCAAACGGGAAGGATACTGGGAGATCAAAGTTCCCAATGGTACCTATGACGTAACCGTAGCAGTAGGAGACGGCCGCGTAACATCCAAGATCGAGAAACACTCCATTTTTGTAGAGGGAAAACTGGCGATCAACAAGTTTGTCCCGAATGGTAAAAAGGGTACGATCAGCCGGTTCAAATCGGCTACGGTCCGGGTTGACGTAAAAGATGAGCTGCTTACACTCAGCGCAGATGGTGGTACCAGTACCAAAATCAACTCCGTGTCAATCAAGCCGGTGACGGTGAGCCCTTATGTATTTACGAGCACCAAAAACGTCAATCTGACCTTGGTGAAAGGCTCGAAAGGGGAGAAGGCGTTTTCCATGGTCATGGGCAATTCCAATAATGCATCCGGTCGTTACGAGCTAGGGATCAGCTATGGGCGCGGCGCTAAAAACTGGCTGCATTTTGATAAACATATTGCTGGAAGGCAGCCTGCCGGCAGGTTTGACTATGCTGCGGCGGAGCACTTGCCGGTCGGCATTTACCATGCAACATTGAGGGTGAGCTCGGGAGAATTGACCAGTGCATTGTTTTCCGTGCAGATTAACGTAGTCGATGGTAACCGGCCGTATGTGGTTTCGTCCACACCGCTGAACGGCACAGCACGCATCAGCCTTAAGTCAGCCAGTATTGCGGCGAACAACCTGCATATTCCTGCCAAAAAAGGTATAAAAGGGGGTGTAAACAATACAACCATCACGAATCGTACGGTAATGCTCCTGAAACTGGTGGATTCAAAGTTTTATCCGATCCGCGGCACCGTGCAGGGAACCGGCGGAGGCGACGTGATCAGCTTTACACCTACGCGGGAGCTTGAACCGAATACGATTTATAAATTCGTGATTACCAGGGGTGTCAAATCGTATGCAGGAGCTCCTTTTGCACCTTACGAGGCTACTTTTACCACCGACGAGGCCATCATTGATTCCAGCAGCATGCTGCGTGCGGAATTTACACGAGTACCTATCCCAGGGACACGTAATAAAAAATACACTTCGCTTACAATCGGGCCCGACGGGAAGTTCTATGCCCTGCGGCTCGACGGGCTGATCGACCAGTTTACGTTTGATCATAAAACCGGCTTGCTGACCGGTCTGAGGGTAATCAAAACCCTGGTAAGCAGGTACGGACTGCGCTCCGCAATCGGGATGGCCTTTGATCCGGAATCTACTCCTGAAAACCTGATCCTATGGGTTTCCCACTCCTCGGCCGGGATGTCCATGGCACCCGCATTTGACGGCAATATTTCCAGGCTGGAAGGTTCGAGTCTGCAGCGGGAGCAGCTGATGATTACAAATCTGCCACGCTCCAAACGCGATCACATGATCAACGGACTGGCATTCGGGCCGGACGGTGCATTGTACATGAGCCAGGGCAGCAATAGTTCGGCCGGTCTGTACGATGCCGACTGGCAGCGGCACGAGAGTCTGCTGGCAGGTACGGTTTTACGGCTTGACAAAGCGAAGCTCAGGTCATTCAACCTTCCGCTCGATGTAAAGACAACATCAAACCAGCGGGCCGTAAACCAGGCTCCGAAGGTAGCGCCTACCATGTCCGATGGTACTTACAACCCCTATGGAAGCAAGGCGCCAGTCACCATTTTTGCCTCGGGCGTGCGGAATGCATACGACTTGCTGTGGCACTCCAATGGGCAGCTGTACCTCCCCACAAACGGTTCGGGCGGTGGCGGTAATTCCCCGGCATCCGTGGCAGGCACCCGCAGGCCTGATGGTACATTTTACACCGGGCCGCGCATTCCTGTGACCACCAACATACAGGTGCAGCACGACTGGCTTTTCCGGATCAATCCGAACCTGCCTGTGGGCTACTTTGGCCACCCGAATCCGATGCGCGGAGAGTATGTCCTCAATCGTGGGCCGGAGGACAATTCGCTGTACCTGCCGTCCGTCAAAGCAGATAAAAATTACCGCACAGGCTATGATCTTGGATTGAACAAGTCGCCCAACGGTGTGATTGAATATAAAAGCAATGCATTCCGGGGAGCGTTGCAGGGCAAGATTCTGGTATGCCGGTTCTCGGGCGGAGGCGACATTATTGTGCTGGAACCGGGTTCAATCAAGAACACGCACCAGAAAGGCGATGACGGTATTTACGATATTATAAAAGTGCATTCGGGCTCGGGCAATAATGGTCTTGTCGGCATGTCGGGCTTTGGGAATCCATTGGATATTGTTGAAGATACGCTCAATGGTAACCTCTATGTGATCGAACATAACTGGAACGACAGTCCTAATCTCTCTGCCCAGATCACGCTGCTCCGCGTAAAAGAAGGTCCTGAACCAGCGCCGCTTGCCAAAGAGGCTGCAGGCAAAAACAAGAAGAAATAA
- a CDS encoding Gfo/Idh/MocA family protein: MQDNEKLLHSSTDPISEETISQPITRKGFLSLSGRYAALGAVSGIGLAGSTSHDAFAQAVKPVSPPARIPSDPQEPIVLEAWKSQYDQASAPVPTLLPPDKRIGYAVVGLGHLSLEQIIPALGGCKKSKLAALVSGSPEKMKRVAEMYGVTPQNCYSYENYDKLKDNKEVDVIYIVLPNGLHKEFVVRGAATGKHILCEKPMANTAEECREMIAACNKAGVKLMVAYRIQFQPHNRKLRELVQKKELGEPKFVEASNCQSSANPDHWRHKLKLAGGGALPDIGLYCLNTTRFVLGQEPEEVFAYQYSTPGNALFKEVEEVMSWQMRFPGGIIANCSTHYNVHESRHYRVLCEKGWANMDKAYAYKGQSLSRAKADGKMELHENIGLAEVDQFATEIDHFSGCILDNKQPFTPGEEGLQDHIIMEAIYKSAREGKPVKLAKENPLAGKKGPEPEEG, encoded by the coding sequence ATGCAGGATAACGAAAAGCTGCTCCATTCATCAACAGACCCAATTTCAGAAGAAACAATCTCCCAGCCGATCACCCGCAAAGGCTTCCTGTCGCTCAGTGGCAGGTATGCAGCGCTGGGTGCCGTAAGCGGGATAGGCCTTGCAGGCAGTACTTCGCACGACGCATTTGCGCAGGCGGTGAAGCCGGTTTCTCCCCCCGCGCGAATCCCGTCAGATCCCCAGGAGCCCATTGTGCTCGAAGCCTGGAAGTCGCAGTACGATCAGGCTTCGGCTCCGGTACCCACTCTCTTGCCGCCGGACAAACGTATAGGTTACGCCGTGGTAGGCCTGGGGCACCTTTCACTTGAGCAGATCATTCCGGCCCTCGGAGGATGTAAAAAGTCGAAGCTTGCCGCACTGGTAAGCGGTAGTCCTGAAAAGATGAAGCGTGTGGCAGAAATGTACGGGGTTACACCACAAAACTGTTACAGCTACGAAAATTACGATAAACTGAAAGACAACAAGGAAGTGGATGTCATCTACATCGTACTTCCGAACGGGCTTCATAAAGAATTCGTGGTGCGGGGAGCTGCTACCGGCAAACACATTCTGTGTGAAAAACCAATGGCCAATACAGCCGAAGAATGCAGGGAGATGATCGCCGCCTGCAACAAAGCAGGCGTGAAGCTGATGGTTGCCTACCGGATCCAGTTTCAGCCCCATAACCGGAAGCTGCGGGAGCTGGTGCAGAAAAAGGAACTGGGCGAACCCAAGTTTGTGGAAGCATCCAATTGCCAGAGCAGTGCCAATCCCGATCACTGGCGCCATAAGCTGAAACTAGCCGGAGGCGGGGCCCTGCCGGATATCGGGCTTTACTGCCTGAACACGACACGCTTTGTGCTCGGACAGGAGCCTGAGGAAGTATTTGCCTATCAATACAGCACGCCGGGAAATGCGCTGTTTAAAGAAGTGGAGGAAGTGATGTCGTGGCAGATGAGATTCCCGGGAGGAATAATTGCAAATTGCTCCACCCACTACAACGTTCATGAAAGCCGGCATTATCGTGTGCTTTGTGAAAAAGGATGGGCCAATATGGACAAAGCGTATGCTTACAAAGGTCAGTCGCTGTCCCGTGCCAAGGCCGATGGCAAAATGGAACTGCATGAGAATATCGGTCTTGCGGAAGTAGACCAGTTTGCAACCGAAATAGATCATTTTTCAGGTTGTATCCTGGATAACAAGCAGCCATTCACGCCAGGTGAAGAAGGCTTGCAGGACCACATTATCATGGAAGCAATCTACAAATCGGCGCGTGAAGGCAAGCCTGTAAAACTCGCCAAAGAGAACCCGCTGGCCGGGAAAAAGGGACCGGAGCCGGAGGAAGGATAG
- a CDS encoding T9SS type A sorting domain-containing protein — translation MRKTFLSVIFVLLSISSFAQLCSPPAFQSQEQINNFRSNYRGCRLINGSLTISGTNVTNLDSLKSLQGVLGDFTLASTGIVNNMSGLSNLAFINGYINIIDNPLLVTLDGLDNLSNVPVQLRVVGNNSLTSIAALKNVKGVSFFLSVGANAKLETLTGLEGISSIGGEVSIALNNSLKNVDALNGISYIPNYLYISNNPSLTSVTGLSNLSFVGNYLQMDNNASITTLSGLENLANAPNYMAFTNSPKLSFCAVRSVCLRAISGSIAIYGNAPGCSSREEIAAASECRPLPVTLQSFTGKHVSEGNLITWNTSQEYNNEGFELMRSADAVSFETIAYIKGNGTSSMKHEYSFTDTNRAAITYYRLKQIDSDGKFTMSRTIAVRAELDRMKTIAYPNPVRGELFIDASDLNQPYSLHNEAGNLLREAVTIPTNGINTSTLQNGTYILTVGKEKIKVVVAN, via the coding sequence ATGAGAAAAACTTTCCTATCCGTTATTTTTGTTCTACTCAGCATTTCATCTTTTGCACAACTTTGCTCACCTCCAGCATTCCAAAGTCAGGAACAAATCAACAATTTCCGGAGCAATTATCGTGGTTGCCGCCTTATCAATGGCAGCCTGACTATTTCAGGTACAAACGTAACAAATCTTGACAGTCTTAAGTCTTTACAAGGTGTTCTGGGCGACTTTACATTGGCTAGTACAGGAATTGTCAATAATATGTCGGGCCTTTCAAATCTTGCTTTTATCAATGGTTATATCAACATAATCGATAATCCATTACTGGTGACACTTGATGGTCTCGACAATTTGTCAAATGTGCCTGTTCAGTTGCGGGTTGTTGGAAATAATTCACTTACCAGCATTGCGGCCCTCAAAAACGTAAAAGGCGTTTCATTTTTTCTATCTGTTGGTGCAAACGCAAAGCTGGAAACGCTTACCGGATTGGAGGGGATCAGCTCGATTGGAGGAGAAGTATCCATTGCATTGAACAACAGCCTTAAAAACGTAGACGCCTTAAACGGAATCTCTTACATACCCAATTATCTGTATATTTCAAATAATCCGTCTCTTACAAGTGTGACAGGACTGAGTAATCTTTCCTTTGTGGGTAATTACCTGCAAATGGATAATAATGCAAGTATAACCACACTTTCGGGTCTTGAAAATCTTGCTAATGCTCCGAACTACATGGCATTTACTAACTCGCCGAAGCTATCATTCTGTGCCGTAAGAAGTGTCTGCCTTCGTGCGATATCAGGAAGCATTGCAATTTACGGCAATGCGCCGGGTTGTTCTTCACGCGAAGAAATTGCGGCTGCATCTGAGTGCAGGCCACTACCTGTAACGCTTCAAAGTTTTACAGGAAAGCACGTATCTGAGGGGAATCTAATTACTTGGAATACGTCGCAGGAATATAATAATGAAGGATTCGAGTTGATGCGTAGTGCAGATGCGGTAAGTTTTGAAACCATAGCCTACATCAAAGGAAATGGAACAAGCTCTATGAAACACGAATATTCATTTACGGATACAAACAGGGCCGCAATTACCTATTATCGTTTGAAGCAGATCGACTCTGATGGAAAATTTACAATGTCTCGGACCATTGCTGTCAGGGCTGAATTGGACCGCATGAAAACAATCGCATATCCAAATCCGGTAAGGGGCGAGCTTTTTATCGATGCATCCGACCTGAATCAACCTTACAGTCTGCACAATGAAGCAGGTAATCTCTTACGGGAAGCAGTAACAATCCCTACCAATGGAATCAATACGAGCACACTGCAAAACGGTACCTACATTCTTACAGTTGGGAAGGAAAAGATTAAAGTAGTTGTTGCTAACTGA